The following coding sequences lie in one Arachis stenosperma cultivar V10309 chromosome 5, arast.V10309.gnm1.PFL2, whole genome shotgun sequence genomic window:
- the LOC130982354 gene encoding nucleobase-ascorbate transporter 7-like encodes MAEEGAAAAPPPPKQQQPQPPPVKDQLPNVSYCCNSPPPWPEAILLGFQHYVVMLGTTVLIPASLVPQMGGGNEEKARVIQTLLFVAGINTYIQTLFGTRLPAVIGGSYTFVPTTISIVLATRYDAIADPKEKFERIMRGTQGALIVASTLQIIVGFSGVWRNVVRFLSPLSAVPLVALSGFGLYELGFPEVTKCVEIGLPAILFLLIFSQYIPHVIKGERCIVDRFAVVFTVAVVWVYALILTVSGAYRKVALTTKNSCRTDHAGIISGAPWIRVPYPFQWGAPTFNAGEAFAMMAASLVALVESTGALIAVSRYASATPIPPAVLSRGVGWQGVGILLSGIFGTGNGSSVSIENTGLLALTRDGSRRAVQISSGYMIFFSIFGKFGAVFASIPAPIFASLYCLFFAYVGSAGLSFLQFCNLNSFRTKFILGFSIFMGFSIPQYFHEYTAFKLHGPVHTHARWFNDMINVSMSSKAFVGGSLALLLDATLRKKDGQTRKDSGMQWWDRFISFQKDARSAAFYSLPFNLDKFFPSM; translated from the exons ATGGCAGAAGAAGGGGCTGCAGCtgcaccaccaccaccaaaaCAACAACAGCCGCAGCCACCTCCCGTCAAAGATCAACTCCCCAATGTTTCTTACTGCTGCAATAGTCCTCCACCATGGC CGGAGGCTATACTACTTGGTTTCCAACATTACGTGGTGATGCTCGGCACAACTGTTTTAATACCTGCCTCTCTAGTTCCTCAAATGGGAGGAGGAAAT gaagagaaagcaagAGTGATTCAGACTCTCTTGTTTGTGGCTGGCATAAACACTTATATCCAAACTCTATTCGGGACTCGTCTCCCTGCAGTTATAGGTGGATCCTATACCTTTGTGCCAACCACCATTTCAATCGTTCTGGCTACTCGCTACGACGCCATTGCCGATCCTAAGGAG AAATTCGAGAGGATAATGCGCGGAACGCAGGGCGCTCTTATTGTTGCTTCTACTCTCCAAATTATtgttggcttcagtggagtttgGCGCAACGTAGTGAG GTTTCTAAGCCCTCTCTCAGCTGTTCCTTTGGTTGCTCTCTCAGGCTTTGGACTTTATGAGTTGGGTTTCCCTGAG GTTACAAAATGTGTGGAGATTGGACTGCCAGCAATTCTCTTCCTACTAATATTTTCACAG TACATTCCGCATGTGATAAAAGGAGAAAGGTGTATTGTTGATCGCTTCGCAGTTGTATTCACGGTTGCAGTTGTGTGGGTTTATGCTCTTATTCTAACTGTCAGTGGAGCTTACAGAAAGGTAGCACTCACAACAAAAAATTCTTGCAGAACTGATCATGCTGGAATTATAAGTGGTGCTCCTTG GATTAGAGTCCCATATCCTTTTCAATGGGGAGCTCCTACATTTAATGCTGGAGAAGCTTTTGCTATGATGGCTGCTTCACTTGTTGCCCTAGTAGAG TCAACAGGTGCTCTCATTGCTGTTTCAAGGTATGCAAGTGCAACTCCTATCCCGCCGGCAGTTCTTAGCCGCGGTGTTGGCTGGCAG GGAGTGGGAATTCTGTTATCTGGGATCTTTGGGACAGGGAATGGATCATCAGTTTCCAT AGAGAACACTGGACTGTTAGCTTTGACTCGAGACGGTAGCCGAAGGGCTGTTCAGATATCATCTGGATACATGATCTTTTTCTCCATATTTG GAAAATTTGGAGCTGTGTTTGCTTCAATCCCGGCACCAATATTTGCTTCCTTATATTGCCTTTTCTTTGCCTATGTTG GTTCTGCTGGCCTCAGCTTCCTTCAGTTTTGTAATCTAAACAGTTTTAGAACCAAATTCATCTTGGGGTTCTCTATTTTCATGGGATTCTCCATACCACAATACTTCCATGAGTACACAGCATTTAAGCTCCATGGTCCTGTACACACTCATGCTAGATGG TTCAATGACATGATCAATGTGTCAATGTCATCAAAAGCATTTGTTGGTGGTTCATTGGCGCTGTTGTTAGATGCCACGTTGCGCAAGAAAGACGGCCAAACCCGCAAAGACAGTGGCATGCAGTGGTGGGACAGGTTCATTTCATTCCAGAAAGATGCAAGGAGTGCTGCGTTTTACTCTCTGCCCTTCAATCTGGACAAGTTTTTCCCTTCTATGTGA
- the LOC130980651 gene encoding uncharacterized protein LOC130980651, whose amino-acid sequence MSLLINGSPSKSFKMERDLRQRDPLSLFLFVLVVVEVLHRMVGEVVRHGRISPLLVGKDNIELSHLQFADNTILFCSPEEETICNYKRLLQCFEMMSGLSINFDKSSLIPAKTLLEDITSYSFTRSIWRRLVPSRVELFTWCGVLGYMPIINFGYSKNH is encoded by the exons ATGTCGCTTTTGATAAATGGCTCACCTTCTAAATCTTTTAAGATGGAACGAGACTTACGACAAAGGGATcctctttctttgtttctttttgttcttgttgttgttgaggTCCTTCATAGGATGGTAGGAGAGGTTGTAAGACATGGAAGGATCTCTCCTTTGTTGGTTGGAAAAGACAATATTGAGTTGTCTCACTTGCAATTTGCGGACAACACAATACTTTTTTGCTCCCCGGAGGAGGAGACTATTTGCAATTATAAGCGGCTTCTACAGTGTTTTGAGATGATGTCTGGTTTGAGTATTAACTTTGATAAATCTAGCTTGATTCCG GCTAAGACTCTCCTGGAGGACATTACGAGTTATAGTTTCACTAGATCTATATGGAGAAGACTAGTACCATCAAGAGTTGAGCTATTCACCTG GTGTGGTGTGCTTGGTTATATGCCTATAATAAACTTTGGTTATTCCAAGAACCATTAA